One Pseudothermotoga sp. genomic window carries:
- a CDS encoding tripartite tricarboxylate transporter permease, with translation MEVLTQTVTVGFAQVFQPWNLLLLFIGVLWGMIFGAIPGLTATMGVALAIPFTFSMKPISGLVLLTGIYIGGVSGGFISATLLNMPGTPSSITTCFDAHPMSKQGKSGLALALGLFSSFFGGIVGVIFLISLASLIARVALKFGPFEYFSLAVMAFVAVSSMLGGNILKNLIGIAIGLLLSCVGADPITSIPRLTFQFRELHSGIALLPLLVGLFCVSEIIADIESEIERIVPPESRSMKLSEVFQAAKILFKQLGNALTSFAIGFIIGVFPGIGGATANIISYGVARSNSRHPEKFGTGIPDGIIASEVSNNASVGGAMVPLLALGIPGDAVTAILLGGFLIHGINPGPLMFRYNPDLVFGVYAAQFWGNIVMLVLGIVLMKFYIYSLSFPKQYLLPLITVCAAVGAFGLNNRVFDIWVMLIFGIIGYVLKKLDFPVLPIIIAFVLGPIAESNLRQGLTASAGKFSPIFTRPLSLMLLIIAAFLFVLGRILVKKGEYKS, from the coding sequence ATGGAGGTTTTGACTCAAACGGTGACGGTGGGGTTTGCACAAGTGTTTCAACCTTGGAACTTATTGCTGTTGTTCATTGGGGTACTGTGGGGTATGATCTTTGGAGCCATCCCTGGTCTGACAGCGACGATGGGTGTGGCTCTCGCGATCCCATTCACGTTCAGTATGAAACCTATATCGGGATTGGTTCTGCTCACAGGAATCTACATAGGTGGTGTGTCTGGTGGTTTTATCTCAGCAACTTTACTGAATATGCCAGGTACTCCATCTTCCATAACAACCTGTTTCGATGCGCATCCTATGAGCAAGCAGGGAAAATCTGGACTCGCATTGGCTCTTGGATTATTCTCGTCGTTCTTCGGTGGAATCGTTGGTGTGATCTTCTTGATCTCATTAGCTTCTTTGATCGCTCGTGTTGCTTTGAAATTCGGACCTTTCGAGTATTTCTCACTCGCGGTTATGGCTTTCGTCGCGGTGAGCAGTATGCTTGGAGGTAACATTCTGAAGAATTTAATAGGTATTGCCATAGGTTTACTCTTGAGCTGCGTTGGAGCTGACCCAATAACGAGTATCCCAAGACTCACTTTCCAGTTCCGTGAGCTTCACAGTGGTATAGCGTTATTACCTCTTTTAGTTGGTTTATTCTGTGTTTCTGAAATCATCGCCGATATAGAATCAGAAATCGAAAGGATTGTTCCTCCGGAATCGCGCTCAATGAAACTTTCGGAAGTTTTCCAAGCTGCAAAGATCCTCTTCAAACAACTCGGCAACGCTTTGACTTCCTTCGCGATAGGTTTCATCATCGGTGTTTTTCCTGGCATTGGAGGTGCAACGGCGAACATCATTTCGTATGGTGTGGCTAGGTCGAACTCGAGACATCCAGAGAAATTCGGTACGGGAATCCCTGATGGCATAATAGCCAGCGAGGTTTCGAACAATGCCTCCGTCGGAGGAGCGATGGTGCCGTTACTTGCACTCGGTATACCTGGTGATGCGGTCACTGCGATATTGCTTGGAGGCTTTCTCATTCATGGTATAAACCCAGGCCCCCTCATGTTCAGGTACAATCCAGATTTGGTCTTCGGAGTCTACGCAGCGCAGTTTTGGGGCAACATCGTGATGCTTGTTCTTGGTATTGTACTGATGAAGTTTTACATCTATTCTCTGAGTTTTCCAAAACAATATTTGCTTCCTTTGATCACAGTTTGCGCAGCTGTTGGAGCTTTCGGATTGAACAACAGGGTGTTCGATATCTGGGTTATGTTGATATTCGGAATCATTGGTTATGTATTGAAAAAGCTTGATTTTCCAGTGCTTCCTATCATAATTGCTTTCGTTCTCGGACCGATAGCTGAGTCGAACTTGAGACAAGGTTTAACAGCGAGTGCAGGTAAGTTTTCGCCCATTTTCACAAGGCCTTTGTCGCTCATGTTGCTGATAATCGCGGCGTTCCTCTTTGTCCTTGGAAGGATACTCGTCAAGAAAGGTGAATACAAATCCTAA